A single genomic interval of Macadamia integrifolia cultivar HAES 741 chromosome 6, SCU_Mint_v3, whole genome shotgun sequence harbors:
- the LOC122081671 gene encoding uncharacterized protein LOC122081671: MPWSILGDFNATLLSNEKGGPGAFNLGSAAEFQAMIDACLLLPISSTGKKFTWTNNRRRGHVATVLDHSFCNEKWVDFFRNVMQHVLWSSVSDHAQLLVISDIVSKSNNIPFRLHGFRMENENFLLVVDEAWKMQLIGDPIYVLSEKLKRVKGLLKVWARDSFPNLNMELEQATKILKMIQDSIEESGMSDDLFNKEADAKTALLTASCRHEALWAEKEKLRWVKNGDCNSKLFHLFVKLRRARNQISALKREDGSWALDQRGIAEYIASFFEKFHEPTSIIEHHDLLDCIPKILSNEDVASLEATPIREEIKQIVWDMDPDSSPSSDGFLGKFFRKCWEVVETDFGKVLSKIMSSSLMPLLPRLVLDEQGAFQKEEAFCRGLKLLVRDGKLKSLPGPRGIRLERLPTKYLDVKIFKGRVRGSHVLPLLDNIKRKLARWKGKLLSLGGRVKFVRSVISSITVHNFAVYWWPDHSIKLVELWMRNFIWSGDMEVTKKIVVTWDDVCKPKQEGGLGIRRLRDVNFVCLAKLTWQIKHEESSMSKFFWGHFLKADGSLKSGHISSSIWPGIKKVCNFVALNEQWTVGNRHKIDFWKDRWLNHLSIEEMLLNDGGHNGNLKTKVCDFIHNSRWDFPQVASNFMKDIINKANSIYISGMEDECHWRPSSAGVFSIKSAWEACRRSSPKVSWSWCGSPLFNLVKQFLDGD, translated from the exons ATGCCATGGTCTATTCTTGGAGATTTTAATGCAACTTTGCTTTCCAATGAAAAAGGGGGACCAGGAGCCTTTAATCTTGGCTCTGCTGCTGAATTCCAGGCGATGATAGATGCTTGTCTGTTATTACCAATTTCATCTACTGGGAAAAAATTTACTTGGACTAATAATAGGAGAAGAGGACATGTGGCAACAGTGTTGGATCACagtttttgtaatgaaaaatGGGTGGATTTTTTCAGAAATGTTATGCAGCATGTCTTGTGgagttcggtatcagatcatgCCCAGTTGCTTGTAATTTCTGATATTGTCTCAAAGTCGAATAACATTCCATTCAGGTTGCATGGATTTCGGATGGAAAACGAAAATTTTCTTCTAGTGGTTGATGAGGCCTGGAAGATGCAGTTAATAGGTGACCCTATATATGTTTTATCTGAAAAGCTGAAGAGAGTAAAGGGGTTGTTAAAGGTATGGGCACGTGATTCCTTTCCAAATCTAAATATGGAGTTAGAGCAGGCAACGAAGATTTTAAAAATGATCCAAGACTCAATTGAAGAATCAGGTATGTCTGATGATCTTTTCAATAAAGAGGCTGATGCAAAAACAGCCTTATTGACTGCAAGTTGTAGACACGAGGCTCTTTGGGCTGAAAAGGAGAAATTGAGATGGGTGAAAAATGGGGACTGCAATTCCAAGCTCTTTCATCTCTTTGTGAAGCTAAGGAGGGCGAGAAATCAAATTTCTGCTTTAAAGAGGGAGGATGGATCTTGGGCCTTGGATCAAAGGGGAATTGCTGAGTATATTGCCTCTTTCTTCGAGAAGTTTCATGAACCAACCAGTATTATAGAGCATCATGATCTTCTGGATTGTATTCCCAAAATTCTGTCCAATGAAGACGTGGCTAGTCTAGAAGCGACTCCTatcagagaagaaatcaaacaaaTAGTGTGGGATATGGATCCTGATAGTTCTCCTAGTTCTGATGGATTTCTAGGAAAATTCTTCAGGAAATGTTGGGAGGTAGTGGAGACGGACTTTGGTAAG GTTCTATCTAAAATTATGTCCTCCAGCCTTATGCCTCTTTTGCCGCGTTTGGTCTTAGATGAGCAGGGTGCATTCCAGAAAG AGGAGGCGTTCTGCAGAGGTCTGAAGTTGCTAGTAAGGGATGGAAAGCTGAAGTCTCTCCCAGGACCTCGAG GCATAAGATTAGAGAGGCTTCCGACGAAATATCTAGAcgtgaaaattttcaagggaagagtgagagGGTCTCATGTGTTACCTTTGCTAGATAATATAAAAAGAAAGCTAGCTAGATGGAAGGGAAAGCTGCTCTCATTGGGGGGAAGAGTGAAGTTTGTGCGATCAGTGATCTCTAGTATCACTGTCCATAACTTCGCAGTATATTGGTGGCCAGACCATTCTATCAAATTGGTGGAACTGTGGATGCGTAACTTTATCTGGTCTGGTGATATGGAGGTGACAAAGAAAATAGTGGTGACCTGGGATGATGTTTGCAAACCAAAACAGGAAGGGGGGTTAGGAATTCGTAGACTGCGAGATGTAAATTTTGTTTGTCTAGCAAAGTTGACTTGGCAGATTAAGCATGAGGAGTCCTCTATGAGTAAGTTCTTCTGGGGTCACTTTCTAAAAGCAGACGGATCTCTAAAATCTGGCCATATCTCCTCTTCGATTTGGCCAGGGATAAAGAAAGTCTGTAATTTTGTGGCCTTAAATGAGCAGTGGACAGTAGGTAATCGGCACAAAATTGATTTCTGGAAGGACAGGTGGCTGAATCATCTCTCCATAGAAGAAATGCTTCTGAATGATGGTGGTCATAATGGGAATTTAAAGACTAAAGTCTGCGACTTTATTCACAATTCAAGATGGGACTTTCCTCAGGTAGCATCTAACTTCATGAAagacattataaataaagcaaaTTCGATCTATATTTCAGGCATGGAAGATGAGTGTCATTGGCGCCCTTCTTCAGCAGGAGTTTTTTCCATAAAGTCAGCTTGGGAAGCCTGTAGAAGGAGCTCGCCTAAGGTGAGCTGGTCATGGTGTGGAAGTCCTCTATTCAACCTCGTCAAGCAGTTTTTGGATGGGGATTGA
- the LOC122081490 gene encoding probable terpene synthase 11 isoform X1, producing the protein MQADESSCITRSAAFRKASSTTHGTEDIEEPVERVRRDMFNSGDDDDHDNLVRNVKLIDNLQRLGIAYHFHEEAKEVLDDLRSRRSWRNDEDDDLFLAALRFRLLRENGYHVSPEDSFHKFINKEGEFKEALSNDTVGMLSLYEASYLGANGEAILTEAMEFTNKKLRTSMPNLDPPLAQEVGTALELPRYLRMVRLEARRYIDEYALKTTGNTAIVELAKLDFNNNQLLHQMEIAEVIRWWKELGLVKKLSFARDRPLECFLWTVGIFPEPRHSKCRIELTKTIAILLVIDDIFDSYGSIEELILFNNAVQRWDLEAVEQLPEYMKICYMALFNTTSEIGYRVLKEHGWSIIPHLKRTWIDTFEAFLVEAKWLNKKYVPTQEEYLVNGVTTAGTYMALVHAFFLMGEGVTKKTTGMMEPYPMLFSYSGMILRLWDDLGTWREEKQRGDMAWSIECAMRDHINISSVDEACDYIRQRIHNLWTELNGQLVAPEGLPLSIIKASLNLSRTAQVIYQQGYDNNASSVEDHIQLLLFRPIP; encoded by the exons ATGCAAGCTGATGAGTCTTCTTGCATCACA AGGTCAGCTGCTTTCCGGAAGGCTAGTAGTACTACTCATGGTACTGAAGATATTGAAGAACCGGTGGAAAGGGTGCGGAGAGACATGTTTAACTCCGGCGACGACGACGACCACGACAACCTCGTGAGAAATGTGAAGCTGATAGACAACCTTCAACGGTTGGGCATTGCGTACCATTTTCATGAGGAGGCTAAGGAAGTATTAGATGATCTGAGGTCGAGAAGATCATGGAGAAACGATGAGGACGATGACCTCTTTCTCGCTGCTCTTCGCTTTAGATTACTTAGAGAGAATGGCTACCATGTATCTCCAG aagattcGTTTCACAAGTTCATCAACAAGGAAGGGGAATTCAAGGAGGCATTAAGCAATGATACAGTTGGGATGTTAAGCTTGTATGAAGCTTCCTACTTAGGTGCAAATGGTGAGGCAATATTGACAGAGGCCATGGAATTCACCAATAAAAAGTTGAGAACATCAATGCCAAATTTGGATCCTCCTCTTGCTCAAGAAGTTGGAACAGCCTTGGAGCTACCAAGGTACTTAAGGATGGTAAGGTTGGAAGCTAGAAGGTATATTGATGAATATGCCCTGAAAACCACAGGAAACACAGCTATTGTAGAGCTTGCAAAGTTGGATTTTAACAACAATCAATTGCTACACCAAATGGAGATTGCAGAAGTGATCAG GTGGTGGAAAGAGTTGGGGCTTGTTAAGAAGCTAAGTTTTGCGCGTGATCGACCATTGGAGTGTTTCTTATGGACTGTGGGAATATTTCCAGAGCCAAGGCACTCAAAATGTCGAATTGAGCTAACCAAAACAATTGCTATCTTATTagtcattgatgacatcttcgACTCTTATGGCTCAATAGAAGAACTTATTCTCTTCAATAATGCAGTTCAAAG ATGGGATCTTGAAGCAGTTGAGCAACTTCCTGAATACATGAAGATATGTTATATGGCTTTGTTTAATACTACCAGTGAGATTGGCTATAGAGTCCTTAAAGAACATGGCTGGAGCATCATCCCTCATTTGAAGCGAACG TGGATAGATACGTTTGAAGCATTTCTAGTTGAAGCTAAATGGCTTAACAAGAAATATGTGCCTACACAAGAGGAATATTTAGTAAATGGAGTTACCACAGCAGGAACATATATGGCCTTAGTCCATGCTTTCTTTCTTATGGGAGAAGGAGTTACCAAGAAAACCACTGGGATGATGGAGCCGTATCCCATGCTATTCTCCTATTCAGGAATGATCCTTCGGCTTTGGGATGATTTGGGAACATGGAGG GAAGAGAAACAAAGGGGGGATATGGCATGGAGCATAGAATGTGCCATGAGAGATCACATTAATATTTCATCAGTAGATGAAGCTTGTGATTACATACGGCAACGCATTCACAACCTATGGACTGAACTCAATGGGCAGTTAGTAGCTCCAGAAGGATTGCCTTTATCAATCATTAAAGCATCATTGAACCTATCAAGGACTGCCCAAGTTATTTATCAACAAGGATATGATAACAATGCTTCAAGCGTGGAAGATCATATACAGTTACTGCTCTTTAGACCCATTCCTTGA
- the LOC122081490 gene encoding probable terpene synthase 11 isoform X2: MQADESSCITRSAAFRKASSTTHGTEDIEEPVERVRRDMFNSGDDDDHDNLVRNVKLIDNLQRLGIAYHFHEEAKEVLDDLRSRRSWRNDEDDDLFLAALRFRLLRENGYHVSPDSFHKFINKEGEFKEALSNDTVGMLSLYEASYLGANGEAILTEAMEFTNKKLRTSMPNLDPPLAQEVGTALELPRYLRMVRLEARRYIDEYALKTTGNTAIVELAKLDFNNNQLLHQMEIAEVIRWWKELGLVKKLSFARDRPLECFLWTVGIFPEPRHSKCRIELTKTIAILLVIDDIFDSYGSIEELILFNNAVQRWDLEAVEQLPEYMKICYMALFNTTSEIGYRVLKEHGWSIIPHLKRTWIDTFEAFLVEAKWLNKKYVPTQEEYLVNGVTTAGTYMALVHAFFLMGEGVTKKTTGMMEPYPMLFSYSGMILRLWDDLGTWREEKQRGDMAWSIECAMRDHINISSVDEACDYIRQRIHNLWTELNGQLVAPEGLPLSIIKASLNLSRTAQVIYQQGYDNNASSVEDHIQLLLFRPIP, encoded by the exons ATGCAAGCTGATGAGTCTTCTTGCATCACA AGGTCAGCTGCTTTCCGGAAGGCTAGTAGTACTACTCATGGTACTGAAGATATTGAAGAACCGGTGGAAAGGGTGCGGAGAGACATGTTTAACTCCGGCGACGACGACGACCACGACAACCTCGTGAGAAATGTGAAGCTGATAGACAACCTTCAACGGTTGGGCATTGCGTACCATTTTCATGAGGAGGCTAAGGAAGTATTAGATGATCTGAGGTCGAGAAGATCATGGAGAAACGATGAGGACGATGACCTCTTTCTCGCTGCTCTTCGCTTTAGATTACTTAGAGAGAATGGCTACCATGTATCTCCAG attcGTTTCACAAGTTCATCAACAAGGAAGGGGAATTCAAGGAGGCATTAAGCAATGATACAGTTGGGATGTTAAGCTTGTATGAAGCTTCCTACTTAGGTGCAAATGGTGAGGCAATATTGACAGAGGCCATGGAATTCACCAATAAAAAGTTGAGAACATCAATGCCAAATTTGGATCCTCCTCTTGCTCAAGAAGTTGGAACAGCCTTGGAGCTACCAAGGTACTTAAGGATGGTAAGGTTGGAAGCTAGAAGGTATATTGATGAATATGCCCTGAAAACCACAGGAAACACAGCTATTGTAGAGCTTGCAAAGTTGGATTTTAACAACAATCAATTGCTACACCAAATGGAGATTGCAGAAGTGATCAG GTGGTGGAAAGAGTTGGGGCTTGTTAAGAAGCTAAGTTTTGCGCGTGATCGACCATTGGAGTGTTTCTTATGGACTGTGGGAATATTTCCAGAGCCAAGGCACTCAAAATGTCGAATTGAGCTAACCAAAACAATTGCTATCTTATTagtcattgatgacatcttcgACTCTTATGGCTCAATAGAAGAACTTATTCTCTTCAATAATGCAGTTCAAAG ATGGGATCTTGAAGCAGTTGAGCAACTTCCTGAATACATGAAGATATGTTATATGGCTTTGTTTAATACTACCAGTGAGATTGGCTATAGAGTCCTTAAAGAACATGGCTGGAGCATCATCCCTCATTTGAAGCGAACG TGGATAGATACGTTTGAAGCATTTCTAGTTGAAGCTAAATGGCTTAACAAGAAATATGTGCCTACACAAGAGGAATATTTAGTAAATGGAGTTACCACAGCAGGAACATATATGGCCTTAGTCCATGCTTTCTTTCTTATGGGAGAAGGAGTTACCAAGAAAACCACTGGGATGATGGAGCCGTATCCCATGCTATTCTCCTATTCAGGAATGATCCTTCGGCTTTGGGATGATTTGGGAACATGGAGG GAAGAGAAACAAAGGGGGGATATGGCATGGAGCATAGAATGTGCCATGAGAGATCACATTAATATTTCATCAGTAGATGAAGCTTGTGATTACATACGGCAACGCATTCACAACCTATGGACTGAACTCAATGGGCAGTTAGTAGCTCCAGAAGGATTGCCTTTATCAATCATTAAAGCATCATTGAACCTATCAAGGACTGCCCAAGTTATTTATCAACAAGGATATGATAACAATGCTTCAAGCGTGGAAGATCATATACAGTTACTGCTCTTTAGACCCATTCCTTGA
- the LOC122082745 gene encoding cell wall / vacuolar inhibitor of fructosidase 2-like, giving the protein MKMEMKIKMKIFSLAWLLIPLAIAFMPRTPALTPSDGNGIDLIHKTCNHTAEYNLCVALLQSDPRSLTADVKGLASIMLDLTLRNTNQTLSQVKELLKDTSLDQRIKQCFLTCVEVYEKTTQLYIPAALNSLQTDSYADARKEGSDAFTTVQTCGRELVKSGGLDKEPAIIDRNKFDQHLASLSLDIIYILG; this is encoded by the coding sequence ATGAAGATGGAGATgaagataaaaatgaaaattttctcactTGCATGGCTATTAATACCTCTAGCAATAGCTTTCATGCCAAGAACCCCAGCCCTAACCCCAAGCGACGGCAACGGAATCGATCTGATACATAAAACCTGCAATCACACTGCGGAATACAACCTTTGCGTCGCATTACTACAATCAGATCCTCGAAGCCTTACCGCCGATGTGAAAGGCCTTGCGAGCATCATGCTCGACTTGACACTTCGGAATACAAATCAGACACTTTCTCAGGTGAAGGAGCTCCTTAAGGACACCAGCTTGGATCAGAGAATAAAGCAATGCTTCCTCACTTGTGTTGAGGTGTATGAGAAGACTACTCAGTTGTACATCCCTGCAGCGCTTAACTCATTGCAAACAGATTCTTATGCGGATGCGAGAAAGGAAGGCAGTGATGCTTTTACTACAGTTCAGACTTGCGGAAGAGAACTTGTTAAATCAGGTGGTTTAGATAAAGAGCCTGCAATCATTGACAGGAACAAGTTCGATCAGCACCTTGCATCTCTATCTTTGGACATCATATATATCCTTGGTTGA